Genomic DNA from Streptococcus uberis:
GATAAATTGAATCAAAATGATTCTCAAGCATTAAGAGATGTTCAAAACACTCGTCAAAAATCTGATAAAGCTGTTTTAGAAACGGAATAAGCACATTACTGTAATCAGGAATGAACAAGTCCTCTCCAACAAAGAGGGCTTTTTTAAGATAAAATCAATAATTTTTACCATAAATGGTATTTTTTGTCTAGTTCTTTTTTATCGGAATCCGTTAAAAAATGACATTAATATCTACTTCAATTTGTTCTAAAATGAAATTATATTCACTGCTGTTACATAACTTTGTGATTATTTAGGATAAAATAAGGGAGATTTTTATGAAAAAATGGTTTTTAATATTAATGCTTTTGGGAATATTTGGTTGTGCTACTCAACCATCAAAGGTTGCAGCAATAACCGGTTATGATTCCGACTACTACGCTAGATATATTGATCCCGATGAAAATAAAATAACATTTGCCATAAATGTTGATGGTTTTGTCGAAGGTAGTAATCAAGAAATCCTTATTAGAGGAATTCATCATGTTTTAACAGATCAAAACCAAAAGATTGCTACAAAGGCCGAGTTGTTAGACGCTATTAGACATCAAATGGTTCTTCTACAATTGGATTATTCCTATGAACTAGTCGACTTTGCGCCTGATGCACAATTATTAACACGAGATCGACGGCTTTTATTTGCCAATCGAAATTTTGAGGAATCCGTATCACTTGAAGATACTATTCAAGAATACCTTTTAAAAGGGCATGTTATTCTCAGAAAACGGGTTGAAGAACCTATCACTCATCCTACTGAGACTGCTAATATTGAGTATAAAGTTCAATTCGCGACTAAAGATGGGGAATTCCACCCACTACCTATTTTTGTAGACTACGGAGAAAAACATATTGGAGAAAAATTAACCTCTGACGAGTTTCGAAAAATTGCAGAAGAAAAGCTTTTGCAACGCTACCCTGACTATATGATTGATCAAAAAGAATATACTATCATTAAACACAATTCTCTTGGTCAACTTCCAAGATATTATTCTTATCCAGATGATTTCAGCTACGAAATTCAAGATAGGCAACGTATCATGGCTAAGGACCCAAAGTCCGGAAAAGAACTCGGTGAAACTCAAAGTATTGATAATGTTTTTGAGAAATACCTTATTACCAAAAAAAGTTATAAACCTTAAATGAAGTATCCATTAAATTTTTCTGCATCACTAAAAAAACACGAGCATCACTTTCAAAGGGAAGGCCTTCGTTAGTAACGCTAGTGTTTTTATTTTATTTTTTTCTTTAAATCAAACAAAACAGTCATAGCTTCCATTGGAGTCATATTCATGACATCTACTTCTTTAAGTCTATTAATGATATCTTGAGAGGAAGTCTCCTCCGTCAATAAATTTAATGGCTCATTTTCTTCTGATTGTTGCGAATTATCTTTTATGATAAAATCCTTGGAATGGCTTTCCAACTGTTTTAAAATATTATCTGCTCGGCTCAGCAAAGAGCCTGGTAAGCCTGCAATTTTTGCCACATGGATACCATATGATTTATCGGCTGGGCCTTCCGCAATTTTATGAAGAAAGGTTACTTCACCATCTCTTTCTAAAATAGCTACATGAACATTCTTGAGGTGCCCAAGTTCTTCCGACAAGGAAGTCAACTCATGATAGTGGGTAGCAAAAAGAGTAATGGCTCCTATTCTGTTATGAATATGTTCGATGATGGACTGTGCCAGGGCCATACCATCATAAGTGGCTGTTCCACGTCCAAGTTCATCAAAGATGATGAGACTATCGTGACTAGCTCTTTGAATTGCTTGGTTAGCTTCCATCATTTCAACCATAAATGTTGATTGGCCAGATATTAAGTCATCTGCTGCTCCAATACGCGTAAAGATAGCATCAAAGATTGGCAATTTGGCGTAGTCAGCTGCTACATAAGATCCCATTTGAGCCATGATAACAGTTAAAGCCAATTGTCTCATATAAGTCGATTTCCCACTCATATTTGGGCCAGTTATCAATTGGATAGACGTATTTTGATTAAATTGGATAGTATTTGGAATGTACTCTTGAACTCCCATGACCTTTTCGACAACGGCATGTCTTCCATTTTGAATCGTAATGACTTTTTGAGAGGCAAATTCTGGTCTGACATAATGATTTTTCTCAGCAACATAGGCTAAACCTTGTAATACATCTACTGTAGCTATTGCTTTAGCTAAAGTCTGTAATCTGTCAATGTAGGTTTCCACTTTCTCTCTGATTCGCATGAAGATATCATATTCTAATTGAGCTGATTCTTCACGCGCTTCAAGCATCTGACCCTCTATTTTAGCTAATTCTGCTGTGCCATATCGTTCTGAATTTTTTAGCGTAGCTTTTCTAAAAAAATGGTCAGGGACTAAGGAAAGGTTGGAGTTTGTGACATGAAAGTAGTAACCATCTTTTTTATTGTAATCAATTTTAAGGTTATTGATGCCACTGGCTTGACGCTCTTTCATTTCAATATCAGCAATCCAACCCGTGCCTTCTTTCATCACTTTTCGGTAATGGTCCAAGCGCTGATCAAAACCAGTTTTAATAATACTGCCTTCACTAATGGTAGCTGGTGCGTCTGGGTCAATAGCTGAATGAATCAAACTTTCTAGTTCTGGTATCGGATCGATGGTTGCAATTACTTTAGATAAATGCGGACTGTTGATAGCTTCCAATACAGCTTTAATATAAGGTACTTGACTTAGAGTATGGCCTAGTTGTAAAAGATCTTTTGGATTAACTTTGCCAAAGGAAACTCGACTAGACAACCTTTCAATATCGTAGACACCTTTTAGACTGTCTGCTAAATCAGACCTTTCAATAAATGACTCTAAAAAAGTTTCTACAATGTTTTGACGCTCACTAATAGCTTGCTTTGAAATCAACGGTCTGTCAATCCATGTCTTTAACAGTCGCATCCCCATTGCTGTCTTTGTTTCGTCAAGTAGCCAATAGAGACTTCCATGTTTCTTCTTCGTTCTGGCATTCTCAATTAAATCAAGACTTGACTTAGTCGCATATGACATTTGTAAATAATCCTTGATATCATAGTGTATGAGTTCTTGAAGGTGGGATAACTCGCGCATTTGCGTCTGATGCACATACTGTAATAATTTTCCTGCAACATTCTTTTCCACTTGTGATAGATTAGGATTAATGAGAGTGTCATCTGTGTAAATTTCTTGTTCATAAGATAGCAATAAACGAAACTGTTTTTGTAATTGTTCTTCTTGTTCAGCAGTGATTTCAAAACCAATAACCACTTCTTTTGCTTTTAAATTCAAGATTTCACCGCAAACACTCATAAAATCACTCAAGGTAGTCGCAAAAAATTCTCCCGTTACCAAATCCATGTAGGATAATCCATAGTGACTGCCGTCAAAATCTATTGCAATCAAAAAATTATTGGAACTATTTGGCTTAGCTGAATCGACAACTGTACCAGGCGTGATTACTTGAACTACCTCACGCTTAACAACCCCAACAGCTTTCTTTGGATCTTCCATTTGTTCTGCAATAGCAACCTTATAGCCTAATTCAATGAGAATATCAATATATTGCTGAGCAGAGTGATGAGGGACACCTGCCATCGGTATTGGATTTTCCGCATTCTTATTGCGACTCGTTAAGCCAATTTCTAATAGTTGTGCAGCTTTTACAGCATCATCATAAAATAATTCATAAAAATCACCCATCCTAAAAAGCAAAAAAGCATCTGGATATTGAGCTTTTATATCCAGATACTGTTGCATTCCAGGAGAAATTTTAGAATCTGCCATTCTTTATCTCCTTATTAATCTTTTCTTCTATCGACTTTGTCACGTATTGGATTAAATCACTAGCATCTTGCATTTTTTCACGAAAATCTGCAACAATGGGTTGCTCATTTATCTGATTTTCAATTTCCTTAGCCAAACCACTTGTCTCAGAGGCAGCACGGGCTTTTCCAATTTTGTCAAAGAGAACTGCATCTTGTTGGTATTTTTTCATTTCAAAAGAAGATCGACTAAGTTGAGGAAGATCTTTCAATCTCTTTTCTGAGTCCTTATATGCTTTGACACTACTGTGATGCTCTATGGCAACAATCAAATGCGCAAGTGACCTGTTGTAGTCTGTCATAATACAAGAGCCAAATCCTTTTCAAAACGCATTGCAATGTCTTCATTACGACAAATCACTAGCAAGGTGTCTGCTCCTGCAACCGTACCAATAATATCATCAATATGATCATTATCAATTAGGTTGGCTAAAACATCTGCTTCACCTAAATTGGTATGTAAAACAAGCATAAAACCAGCTCTGTCAACTTTTAAAACATAATAACGAACGTCTGGGCTAAAAGGTGAAGCTACTGGCTCAGACAAGCTATAATATAATTTCCCTTGCTCATTTCGTAATTTTAATAAGCCAATCTCTCTCAAATCACGGGAAAGTGTCGCCTGAGTCACACTAATACCTTCGGCCTGAAGGAATTGTTTAATTTCTTCTTGTGTCCCAACATGTTCTGCTTGAATAATTCGTTTTATCCGATTTTGACGCTCGATTTTATTCATAAGATTTCACCCCAATTGTATAATTATCCTCTTAAATTATAACAAAAAACAGCATTAATTTCATCTTCTAATAGGACCTTTTTATACATTTTATCATTTTTTTCTCAATAAAACCTATAAAATGAGTCATTTCCCTACAAAATTGAAATACCCTCTCTTAATAAGGATTTTCTCATTAAGTTGCTTTCGTCTGACAATTGTAGTATAATTTCTCAAATGATGCCTCGTTTATTTACTAGAAATATGATAAAATGAGATGACAAACTATTTTAGGAGAAATAAGATGGATACTAAGACATTGATTGCAAATGACATTGCAAAAGTGGTTCCTGAATTGGACCAAGAAACAATTTATAATTTACTTGAAACCCCAAAAAATTCTGACATGGGAGATGTAGCTTTCCCTGCTTTTAGTCTTGCTAAAGTGCTACGCAAAGCTCCACAAATGATTGCAGGTGAGCTTGCTGAAAAAATAGACGCTGCACAATATGAAAAAGTAATGGCTGTAGGTCCTTATATTAATTTCTTCCTTGATAAATCATCTATTTCAAAAGAAGTGTTAGAAGCTGTTATTAAAGAAAAGGCTAATTATGGCCAACAACATATCGGAGATGGTCAAAATGTTACTCTTGATATGTCAAGCCCTAACATCGCTAAACCATTCTCAGTAGGACATTTACGCTCAACTGTTATTGCAGATGCTATCGGTCATATCTATTCCAAACTTGGTTATAACTCAATCCGTATCAATCATCTTGGTGACTGGGGTAAACAATTTGGGATGCTTATTGTCGCCTACAAACTTTGGGGGGATAGAGCAACCATTGAAGCAAATCCTATCGATGAACTACTAAAACTTTATGTTCGAATCAATGCTGAAGCTGAAGAAAATCCTGAATTAGATGAACAAGCACGTCAATGGTTTAAAAAATTAGAAGATGGCGACAAAGAAGCTTGGGATTTATGGCAATGGTTCCGTGATGAAAGCTTGGTTGAGTTCAACCGTATCTATGACAAACTTGATGTAAGCTTTGATCACTTCCACGGTGAAGCTTTCTACAACGATAAAATGGATGAAGGCATTCAAATCTTAGAAGATAAAAATCTCTTAAAAGAATCTAAAGGTGCTCAAATCGTTGACCTTGAAAAGTACAATCTTCCACCAGCATTAATTAAAAAGTCTGACGGTGCAACACTTTATATCACGCGTGATATGGCTACTGCAATGTACCGTCAACGTACCTTCAATTTTGTTAAAAACATTTATGTCGTTGGTCAAGAACAATCTCATCACTTTAAACAACTTAAAGCTGTTTTAAAAGAAATGGGATTCGACTGGTCTGATGATATGATTCACGTTTCTTTCGGATTGGTAACCAAAAACAAGAAAAAATTGTCAACCCGTAAAGGTAACATTATTCGTCTTGAGCCAACTTTGGATGAAGCCGTTTCAAGAGCACTTACTCAAATCGAAGCCAAAAATCCTGATTTGGAAAATAAAGAAGACGTTGCACATGCTGTTGGTGTCGGCGCTGTTAAATTCTATGATTTAAAAACCGACCGTGATAACGGTTATGACTTTGACTTAGAGGCAATGGTTTCATTTGAAGGTGAAACCGGTCCATACGTTCAATATACATATGCACGTATCCAATCTATCTTGCGTAAAGCTGACTTCACTCCGAATGAGGAAACTCCTTATTCACTAAACGATGCTGAAAGTTGGGAAATCATTAAGCTTCTTCAAGGATTTGCCGCAAACATTGAACGAGCTGCTGAAAAATACGATCCATCTATTATCGCAAAATTTGCCATCCAATTAGCACAGTCTTTCAATAGATATTATGCACATACACGAATCCTGGATGAATCAGAAGAACGTGATAGCCGCTTGGCATTGTGTTATGCAACAGCCGTTGTCTTAAAAGAATCACTTAGACTTTTAGGTGTTCAAGCTCCTGAAAAAATGTAATAAAAGATAGAAAAAGCTATTTTCAATTGAAAATAGCTTTTTTCCTATACCGGCTTATCATAATTTTTACGGCGGATTTTGAAATCTGAGCTAACAACTTCATCAACATCAACAATAGAGATAAAGGCGTCTGGGTCTAATTCTGCTAAAATCCTTTTCACTTCTCTAACCTCATTTGGACTTAAGGTGACATACATGACGTTATATTCATTTCCTGAATAAGCACCTTCTCCTTTTAAGTAGGTCACACCTCGATTAATTTCAGTTTGAATGGCTTGAGCTGCAGCCTTGGAATGTTTAGTGATAATAATCATTCCCCGAATGGTGTAACCACCATTTTGGACAATCGTCAAGACTTGGCTAAATACGAAACTTGCCACTAAAGTATATAACATATGTTTCAAATCAATATATGTCAAAGAAGCCGTCAAGATAATCGCATCAACAAACAAAAGTGTCTGTCCTAACTTTATCCCAAATTTTTCTTCAGCAATACGTCCAATAATATCAGTTCCACCAGTGGTTGCTCCATATCGGAAAACTAATCCACTACCCACACCTGAAAAAAGACCAGCAACAACTGAAACCAACATCATATCATTTTCAAGTCCCATTTCAATGGGAGATTTTTGCCATAACCAAATAAAGAAAGACATTGAGACGGTACCATAAATGGTTAGTGCTAATGATTTTCGTCCAAAAATACGAGCACCTAGAATAAAGAGCGGTACATTTAATAATAAGGTGGTATAAGCAGGATTGATGCCAAGTAAGGCGTGAATCATCAGAGTAATACCTGCAACACCACCTTCAGCCAATTTATTGGCCATGTTAAAATTAACAAAACCAAAGGCATAAATGGCAACACCAATGGTAATTAAGAGTAGTTTTCTAAGTTTTTCGAGCCATTCATTAACCTTCATCAAATCTCCTTCTACTTCTGCAAAAAACTAGCTGCTTCTTTAGAAGTTAACTAGTTTTTCTTTTTTTCTTACTTTTCTTCTTAGGGACAAAGAAATCCGGACTATTAATTTCATCCATATCAAAGATGGAAACAAAAGCTCTCGGATCAATATCATTAATGACTGCTTTTAAATCTCTAACATCTGTACGACTAAGTGCAGCATAGATCACTTTTTTCTCACGAGCCGAATATGCCCCTTCACCATTTAAATAAGTAACTCCACGCCCAAGTTCTTCCATGATAAAGGTAGAAATTTCCGCCGAGGCATCCGAGACAATAATCGTACCTCGAACCGAATACCCTCCATTTTGAACTAAGTGAACCATCTTACCGTACATAAAACTCGCAATGAGGGCATACATCATATCTGGAAGTGAAATATAGGTAAGTGATAGTATCATCACAAAAATATCGATTCCCAATAAGGCCTGATTGAAGGGGAGGTCTAACTTTGTTTCAATCAGTTTACCGATAATATCAGCACCTCCAATGGTCCCTCCACTTCGGAAAACAACACCTCCACCTATTCCACCAATGATACCAGCCATTAGCGAGGTAACGAGCTTATCATGTTCTAAATCAATTAAAAAAGGGAATTGTTGGAAAATCCAAACAAATAAATATAAAGAGATGACACCAATAACCGTATAAACTGTTGCTCTTTTACCAAAAAAACGGATACCAATAAAAACTAAGGGCAAATTAATAAGATAGCCTGAAATAATGGGATCAATATTTAGAACAGCTTTCCCTACAAGAGTGAGTCCAGCCATACCATTTGCTGCAATTTTATGAGCCATGTAAAAATAAACGAAAGCAAAAGCGTAAATGGCTGAACCTATAAGGATTAAGGCAATTTTTTTGAATTCGAGTTTACGATCTATTGGCATATTTACCTCCATCTCTAATCATCTTCAACAAAACGTCCTATAATTCTAACATTTTCTGCTACTGATATAAATGCCGTCGGGTCTGTTTTCAACATGAGCATTTTGAAGTCATTATACTCTTCCTGTGTCAGGATTGTAATTAAAACTGCCTTGTGCACATGCTTATAAGTTCCTTCGGCATTGTTTATACAAGTTACACCACGGTGAAGTTTTTTATGAATTGTTTTGATGACTTTATCAGGGTACTCTGTCACAATCATTGCTTGCATTTTTTTCTGTTTCGTGTAAATGGCATCTGTAACTCGAGTACATACAAATATGGAAATCATAGAGTACAAAGCATATTGCCAGCCAAACAAGACACCAGCAAATACCATGATAACAGCATTAACAACAAGGGCTATTTTACCGACATCTTTCCCAGTTTTTTTACGGATGGTTAAACTGACAATATCCGTTCCACCACTAGAAATACGTGACTTCAGTCCCAATCCGACACCTAGTCCTAAGATAAGACCACCAAAAATGGCATTTATCAATGGATCATGTGTTAAGGTCACCTGAGGCATAATCTGAATAAAGAGAGAACTCATTGTAACCGTAATAAAAGTAAAGATGGTAAACTTATGGCCAATCTTATTCCAAGCTAATATTAAGAGTGGAATATTAATCAGATAAAAAGCTACCGAGATTGGAATAGTCATTCCAAAAAGTCGATTGCTAATGGCCGAAATTACCTGGGCTAAACCTGTCGCTCCACTGGAATAAACATGTCCTGGTTGGAAAAAAAAGTTAACAGCAATACTAGATAGTATCCCATAAAGAATAGATGCTGAAATTTTTTCAGCATACTTTTCTCTTGAGATACTATTTAATGCATTCACTAAGCCAACTTTTTTGGCTCCACGACTAATGACATACTTAATCTTTTTTTTAAAAGTTGTTTTTCTAATCATGACTTTCTATTTGAAGACTTAACTCTTCTAATTGCTTTTCAGATACAAGACTTGGTGCCTGTGTCATTGGATCACTTGCTTTGTTGTTTTTAGGGAATGCAATGACTTCTCGAATATTATCTTTACCAGCCAACAACATCACAAAGCGGTCAAGACCAATAGCTAATCCACCATGAGGAGGGAAACCATAATCCATTGCTTCTAGTAAGAAGCCAAACTGTTCCTTAGCTTCTTCTTCTGTGAAGCCAAGTGCTTTAAACATACGTTCTTGTAAGTCACGTTGATTGATACGAAGACTTCCTCCACCAAGCTCATAGCCGTTCAAAACAATATCATATGCAATTGCTCGAACATTGGCTAAATCACCCTCCAATTCATGCGCTGACGCTTCTGTAGGAAGCGTAAATGGATGGTGTGCTGACATGTATCGACCTTCTTCCTCTGACCATTCAAACATTGGCCAGTCAATAACCCAAAGGAAATTGAATGCTGACTCATCAATAAGTTGCAATTCTTTAGCAATGCGATTTCTCAATGCACCTAATGTTGCATTGGCTATATCTAATTCATCAGCGACAAATAAGACTAAATCATTGTCAACCAACTGTAAAGCATCTGTCAACAACGGTTCAATTTCAGTCAAGAATTTTGAAACAGGACCTGTTAGCTTGCCATCATCGACTTTAATCCAGGCTAAGCCTTTTGCCCCGAATTGCTTAGCAAATTCTGTCATTTTATCGATATCTTTACGAGAATAGCGATCTGCATTACCTTTAACAACAATGGCTTTAACAACAGGTGCTTGAGAGAAAACTTTAAAATCAATTCCTTTGACAAGTTCTGAGACATCTTGAAGAAGCATGTCAAAACGCGTATCAGGCTTGTCAGAACCATATTGATTCATAGCAAGGTCATATGACATACGAGGGAATGGAAGACTCAC
This window encodes:
- a CDS encoding YitT family protein; the protein is MKVNEWLEKLRKLLLITIGVAIYAFGFVNFNMANKLAEGGVAGITLMIHALLGINPAYTTLLLNVPLFILGARIFGRKSLALTIYGTVSMSFFIWLWQKSPIEMGLENDMMLVSVVAGLFSGVGSGLVFRYGATTGGTDIIGRIAEEKFGIKLGQTLLFVDAIILTASLTYIDLKHMLYTLVASFVFSQVLTIVQNGGYTIRGMIIITKHSKAAAQAIQTEINRGVTYLKGEGAYSGNEYNVMYVTLSPNEVREVKRILAELDPDAFISIVDVDEVVSSDFKIRRKNYDKPV
- the argS gene encoding arginine--tRNA ligase; its protein translation is MDTKTLIANDIAKVVPELDQETIYNLLETPKNSDMGDVAFPAFSLAKVLRKAPQMIAGELAEKIDAAQYEKVMAVGPYINFFLDKSSISKEVLEAVIKEKANYGQQHIGDGQNVTLDMSSPNIAKPFSVGHLRSTVIADAIGHIYSKLGYNSIRINHLGDWGKQFGMLIVAYKLWGDRATIEANPIDELLKLYVRINAEAEENPELDEQARQWFKKLEDGDKEAWDLWQWFRDESLVEFNRIYDKLDVSFDHFHGEAFYNDKMDEGIQILEDKNLLKESKGAQIVDLEKYNLPPALIKKSDGATLYITRDMATAMYRQRTFNFVKNIYVVGQEQSHHFKQLKAVLKEMGFDWSDDMIHVSFGLVTKNKKKLSTRKGNIIRLEPTLDEAVSRALTQIEAKNPDLENKEDVAHAVGVGAVKFYDLKTDRDNGYDFDLEAMVSFEGETGPYVQYTYARIQSILRKADFTPNEETPYSLNDAESWEIIKLLQGFAANIERAAEKYDPSIIAKFAIQLAQSFNRYYAHTRILDESEERDSRLALCYATAVVLKESLRLLGVQAPEKM
- a CDS encoding YitT family protein, with translation MPIDRKLEFKKIALILIGSAIYAFAFVYFYMAHKIAANGMAGLTLVGKAVLNIDPIISGYLINLPLVFIGIRFFGKRATVYTVIGVISLYLFVWIFQQFPFLIDLEHDKLVTSLMAGIIGGIGGGVVFRSGGTIGGADIIGKLIETKLDLPFNQALLGIDIFVMILSLTYISLPDMMYALIASFMYGKMVHLVQNGGYSVRGTIIVSDASAEISTFIMEELGRGVTYLNGEGAYSAREKKVIYAALSRTDVRDLKAVINDIDPRAFVSIFDMDEINSPDFFVPKKKSKKKRKTS
- the mutS gene encoding DNA mismatch repair protein MutS, producing the protein MADSKISPGMQQYLDIKAQYPDAFLLFRMGDFYELFYDDAVKAAQLLEIGLTSRNKNAENPIPMAGVPHHSAQQYIDILIELGYKVAIAEQMEDPKKAVGVVKREVVQVITPGTVVDSAKPNSSNNFLIAIDFDGSHYGLSYMDLVTGEFFATTLSDFMSVCGEILNLKAKEVVIGFEITAEQEEQLQKQFRLLLSYEQEIYTDDTLINPNLSQVEKNVAGKLLQYVHQTQMRELSHLQELIHYDIKDYLQMSYATKSSLDLIENARTKKKHGSLYWLLDETKTAMGMRLLKTWIDRPLISKQAISERQNIVETFLESFIERSDLADSLKGVYDIERLSSRVSFGKVNPKDLLQLGHTLSQVPYIKAVLEAINSPHLSKVIATIDPIPELESLIHSAIDPDAPATISEGSIIKTGFDQRLDHYRKVMKEGTGWIADIEMKERQASGINNLKIDYNKKDGYYFHVTNSNLSLVPDHFFRKATLKNSERYGTAELAKIEGQMLEAREESAQLEYDIFMRIREKVETYIDRLQTLAKAIATVDVLQGLAYVAEKNHYVRPEFASQKVITIQNGRHAVVEKVMGVQEYIPNTIQFNQNTSIQLITGPNMSGKSTYMRQLALTVIMAQMGSYVAADYAKLPIFDAIFTRIGAADDLISGQSTFMVEMMEANQAIQRASHDSLIIFDELGRGTATYDGMALAQSIIEHIHNRIGAITLFATHYHELTSLSEELGHLKNVHVAILERDGEVTFLHKIAEGPADKSYGIHVAKIAGLPGSLLSRADNILKQLESHSKDFIIKDNSQQSEENEPLNLLTEETSSQDIINRLKEVDVMNMTPMEAMTVLFDLKKKIK
- the argR gene encoding arginine repressor — protein: MNKIERQNRIKRIIQAEHVGTQEEIKQFLQAEGISVTQATLSRDLREIGLLKLRNEQGKLYYSLSEPVASPFSPDVRYYVLKVDRAGFMLVLHTNLGEADVLANLIDNDHIDDIIGTVAGADTLLVICRNEDIAMRFEKDLALVL
- a CDS encoding YitT family protein translates to MIRKTTFKKKIKYVISRGAKKVGLVNALNSISREKYAEKISASILYGILSSIAVNFFFQPGHVYSSGATGLAQVISAISNRLFGMTIPISVAFYLINIPLLILAWNKIGHKFTIFTFITVTMSSLFIQIMPQVTLTHDPLINAIFGGLILGLGVGLGLKSRISSGGTDIVSLTIRKKTGKDVGKIALVVNAVIMVFAGVLFGWQYALYSMISIFVCTRVTDAIYTKQKKMQAMIVTEYPDKVIKTIHKKLHRGVTCINNAEGTYKHVHKAVLITILTQEEYNDFKMLMLKTDPTAFISVAENVRIIGRFVEDD
- the aspS gene encoding aspartate--tRNA ligase, whose protein sequence is MKRSMYAGHVRSEHIGQELTLKGWVGRRRDLGGLIFIDLRDREGIMQLVINPEDVAKDVMEIAESLRSEYVIEVTGIVEERQQANNQIATGAVELKVEQITVLNTSKTTPFEIKDGVEVSDETRLRYRYLDLRRPEMLENFKLRAKVTHSIRNYLDDLNFIDVETPMLTKSTPEGARDYLVPSRISEGHFYALPQSPQITKQLLMNAGFDRYYQIVKCFRDEDLRGDRQPEFTQVDLETSFLSEQEIQDIVEGMIAKVMKETKGIDVSLPFPRMSYDLAMNQYGSDKPDTRFDMLLQDVSELVKGIDFKVFSQAPVVKAIVVKGNADRYSRKDIDKMTEFAKQFGAKGLAWIKVDDGKLTGPVSKFLTEIEPLLTDALQLVDNDLVLFVADELDIANATLGALRNRIAKELQLIDESAFNFLWVIDWPMFEWSEEEGRYMSAHHPFTLPTEASAHELEGDLANVRAIAYDIVLNGYELGGGSLRINQRDLQERMFKALGFTEEEAKEQFGFLLEAMDYGFPPHGGLAIGLDRFVMLLAGKDNIREVIAFPKNNKASDPMTQAPSLVSEKQLEELSLQIESHD
- a CDS encoding staphylokinase domain-containing protein, with translation MKKWFLILMLLGIFGCATQPSKVAAITGYDSDYYARYIDPDENKITFAINVDGFVEGSNQEILIRGIHHVLTDQNQKIATKAELLDAIRHQMVLLQLDYSYELVDFAPDAQLLTRDRRLLFANRNFEESVSLEDTIQEYLLKGHVILRKRVEEPITHPTETANIEYKVQFATKDGEFHPLPIFVDYGEKHIGEKLTSDEFRKIAEEKLLQRYPDYMIDQKEYTIIKHNSLGQLPRYYSYPDDFSYEIQDRQRIMAKDPKSGKELGETQSIDNVFEKYLITKKSYKP
- a CDS encoding YlbF family regulator, which gives rise to MTDYNRSLAHLIVAIEHHSSVKAYKDSEKRLKDLPQLSRSSFEMKKYQQDAVLFDKIGKARAASETSGLAKEIENQINEQPIVADFREKMQDASDLIQYVTKSIEEKINKEIKNGRF